CGGAATGGTCCGCGGCGCCGCTGCCGGTGCCGGTGCTGTCCGTACGGGCCGACGTTCCGCTGCCGGCCGGTGACGGCTCAGCGCCGGTCGTCACGCGCGCGGATGTCCGCACCACGTGCGGCGATCACTTCACCCTGCTGGAGGAGCACGCTTCGCGGACGAGTGCCCTGGTGGCCGAGTGGCTGGCCGGGGACGGGCACGGGGACGAGCACATGGCGCCGTAAGGCCGACGCGTCGCCCGGCCCGGCCGGTACACGCCGGTGGCGGAACTGCCCGGGGCAGTTCCGCCACCGGCGAATCCTGGGTAAATGCCTGGCGTTTGCTCGTTCGCCGACGCTATGCCCACGGTGAACCGGAAGATGTGGAAGAGGCCGTTCCCCGGGTGTCCGCGGGTGTGAGCCTCCCCCTGCCGGGCGCCAGGCCGGCGGGCATGACCGACCCCCGGGAAAGCGGCGTGCGCATGTCGGATGACCTCGGCAATATCGATCTCAACATTCTCATCGCCCTGGACGCTCTGCTGGCCGAGCGCAGCGTGACACGGGCGGCGGAGCGGGTCTTCGTGGGACAGCCGGCGATGAGCGCCTCGCTCGCCCGGCTGAGGAGCCACTTCGGAGATCCGCTGCTCGTCAGACAGGGGCGGGGGATGACGCTGACCCCGCTGGCCGAGTCGCTGGTGCGGCCGACGCAGGAGGCACTGGAGGCGGTTCAGGCCGTCATGGGCGCGAGCAAGACCTTCGATCCCGCCACCGGCCCTCCTCGCACCTTCACCGTGATCGCCAGCGACTACGCCCAGACGGTGCTGATCCGGCCCATTCTGCGCAAGGTGGAGGCGGAATCGCTGAACATCCGCGTCAACGTCTTCCCCGCGCAGGCCGACTTCATCGACCAGCTCCGCCGGGGCCAGTGCGATCTGCTGATCTGGCCGACCAGCCTTGCCCAGAATCTGTCCGGCTTCTTCAGCGAGACGCTGTTCACCGACGAGTTCGTGGTGGCCGTCGACGAGAACCACCCCGGAGTGGGGGACACCATCACCGTCGATGAGCTGCGGCGGCTGCCGTTCCTCGGGATCAACGGGCCGATGACGTCGATCGTGGAGTCCCACTTCGACCGCCTGGGCGCCGGGCTCCGGGTCGCCGCCGACGTAGGGGGTTTCGCCATGGCCCCCCATCTTGTGCCCGGGACCCGTCTGGTCACCGTGTTCCAGGGACTCCTCGCGGATGAGGCCACGAGGTCGGGGCTCAGGACGATGCCGCTACCGGTCCCCATGACCACGCTGACCGAGGCCATGTACTGGCATCCCCACAACAACCATGA
This genomic interval from Streptomyces asiaticus contains the following:
- a CDS encoding LysR family transcriptional regulator, which codes for MSDDLGNIDLNILIALDALLAERSVTRAAERVFVGQPAMSASLARLRSHFGDPLLVRQGRGMTLTPLAESLVRPTQEALEAVQAVMGASKTFDPATGPPRTFTVIASDYAQTVLIRPILRKVEAESLNIRVNVFPAQADFIDQLRRGQCDLLIWPTSLAQNLSGFFSETLFTDEFVVAVDENHPGVGDTITVDELRRLPFLGINGPMTSIVESHFDRLGAGLRVAADVGGFAMAPHLVPGTRLVTVFQGLLADEATRSGLRTMPLPVPMTTLTEAMYWHPHNNHDAAHRWFRHELLEVAAGLRL